The genomic interval GTGTGGAGGGCCACCACCAATGGGTGTGGTTGTCTCCTCTGGGAGGCTGACAGCAGCTGGCGTCGGGAGAGGATTCTGCACGTGCCGCTCTGCAGAGAGGACTGTGAGGAGTGGTGGGAGGACTGCAAAGACTATGTCACCTGCAAAGAGAACTGGCACAAGGGCTGGAACTGGGCCACAGGTTAGTGGGCTCCATGGAGCAAGCCTTGCCTCATGCTGGCCAACAAAATGGCCCTGGAGGGGtgagtgctgcctgcccagtggCCCAAGCCAAGACGCTGGGTTGCTCGCAGCTGGCTTGGGGGCTGCAGGCTAGGTGGTGGCCCAGCCACCCTCCACCAGCTGGAATGCCGCAGTGGGCTGTGGGTGGGCTGTCCCCTGGTGGCCCGCTCCTctgggtggaagggaagaaggaaggaaggaaggaaggaaggaactgcagcGTGCTCCCTCAGGAGGGTCTCTCTGGGGCTGTCTGTCTGCAGGAACAAACCGCTGTCCTTGGGGCTCCGTGTGCAGGCCCTTCTCCCGAGTCTTCCCCCGCCCAGCAGACCTGTGTGAGAAGATCTGGTCCAACTCCTACAAATACACCACCGAGCGCCGGGGCAGTGGGCGCTGCATCCAGATGTGGTTTGACCCTGCCCAGGGAAACCCCAACGTGCTTGTGGCAAAATACTATGCCTGGAAGAGGAGAGCGTCTCCTGCTTGGAGGACGAACGCGACTCCCGCCGAGCCTGGCAAAGCGGCACGGGCTCTGccgtggcctgccctgctcctgctgcctcttgccctcgTGATGCTCCCCTAGGCACCTGGGAGCTCTTGGTGCTGTGCATGGTGGGCGATCCCTCTGACAGCTCTCCCAAGGGCCTTCACTGTGGCCATGCTGA from Struthio camelus isolate bStrCam1 chromosome 1, bStrCam1.hap1, whole genome shotgun sequence carries:
- the LOC138065691 gene encoding folate receptor gamma-like; the encoded protein is MAAGQVLLVLLAASVATATKDPLLNSCMDAKHHKTKPGPEGLLHGQCSPWKDNACCTANTSSEAHKDQSYLYNFNWNHCGVMPPKCKRHFIQDTCLYECSPNLGPWIDKADSSWRRERILHVPLCREDCEEWWEDCKDYVTCKENWHKGWNWATGTNRCPWGSVCRPFSRVFPRPADLCEKIWSNSYKYTTERRGSGRCIQMWFDPAQGNPNVLVAKYYAWKRRASPAWRTNATPAEPGKAARALPWPALLLLPLALVMLP